The proteins below come from a single Cylindrospermopsis raciborskii Cr2010 genomic window:
- the ptsP gene encoding phosphoenolpyruvate--protein phosphotransferase gives MTVVGIVIVSHSKQLALGAQELAAQMVQGKISLAVAAGVDDPTNPLGTDPIQVYQAISSVFSEDGVIVLMDLGSALMSAEMALEFLPPAQRDKIYLCDAPLVEGAIAATVAASTGKNVQEVLREAQGALLAKSHQLNLIAHPLHNDSNNIDGTVPTEELRIQIKNRLGLHARPAAQFVATACRFEAKIQVQNLTRNTEAVRGDSINQVATLGVRQGHELLITARGRDAQEAITALQSLIIHNFGEQDAVLELPTHPISPLPDNPGQFTGIAASPGIAIAPVVHYQLAPVSITEYHIENVEIEWQRLQHAIQRAKQEITMLLSHASVQIGDAEAAIFDAHLLFLADPVMLDAVRRYIIEDRLNAEAAWQAVVEEVTNSYRQLEDAYLKERVDDVVDVGRRVLRILLGNLPTELHILEPSIVVGTDLTPSDTARLDPRKVLGICMTAGSATSHSAIIARTLGIPAVVGVDSQVLTVENGAVIALDGEGGRVWIEPEGSVLTALENKRQVWQTNQAEARKKAHQPATTRDGQRIHVFANIGSVADAKAAVGYGAEGVGLLRTEFLYLEQIKPPTEEEQLQVYQDIAQTLGELPLIIRTLDVGGDKQIPYLGSTLQETNPFLGVRGIRFCLEHPYLLKTQLRAILRASAKHHIKVMWPMISTLTELRAAKSILNQSMAELKKDGMEFDAKLPVGVMIETPAAVAIADHLAKEVDFFSIGTNDLSQYVMACDRTNPKVANLTDALQPAVLRMIQQTVEAGHAANIWVGLCGEIAAETAVAPILIGLGIDELSTNPQAIAPLKQVISQLTTTESQVLARVALNQDSASRVRELVYPIG, from the coding sequence GTGACAGTGGTTGGTATTGTTATTGTTTCCCACAGCAAACAATTAGCTCTAGGAGCACAAGAACTAGCTGCACAAATGGTACAGGGAAAAATTTCCCTTGCTGTCGCAGCGGGTGTGGATGACCCCACAAACCCATTGGGTACAGATCCAATTCAGGTTTATCAAGCCATCTCTTCTGTATTCTCTGAGGATGGGGTCATTGTATTGATGGATTTGGGTAGCGCTCTTATGAGTGCAGAAATGGCATTGGAGTTTTTACCACCAGCACAACGGGATAAAATCTATTTGTGTGATGCTCCCTTGGTGGAAGGTGCTATTGCTGCTACTGTTGCTGCTAGTACTGGCAAAAATGTTCAGGAGGTTCTAAGGGAAGCTCAAGGTGCTTTGCTGGCTAAATCTCATCAATTAAATTTAATCGCTCATCCCTTACATAACGATTCTAACAATATTGACGGTACTGTTCCCACAGAGGAACTTCGCATTCAAATCAAAAACCGTCTTGGTCTACATGCTCGACCTGCAGCTCAGTTTGTCGCTACCGCCTGCCGTTTTGAAGCGAAAATTCAGGTGCAGAATTTAACTAGAAATACGGAAGCAGTTAGAGGTGATAGTATTAACCAAGTTGCTACCCTGGGCGTACGTCAAGGACATGAATTATTAATTACTGCTAGGGGTAGGGATGCTCAGGAGGCAATTACAGCTCTACAGTCCTTAATTATCCATAATTTCGGAGAGCAAGATGCTGTTCTGGAATTGCCAACCCACCCCATCTCCCCCCTCCCCGACAATCCTGGTCAATTTACGGGAATCGCCGCTTCTCCTGGCATTGCGATCGCTCCTGTAGTTCATTATCAATTAGCTCCTGTGTCTATTACGGAATACCACATAGAGAATGTGGAAATTGAGTGGCAAAGACTACAACATGCTATCCAAAGGGCGAAACAGGAGATTACGATGTTGCTTTCCCACGCATCGGTGCAAATAGGTGATGCGGAGGCGGCAATATTTGATGCTCACCTTTTATTTCTGGCAGATCCAGTAATGTTAGATGCTGTTCGTAGGTATATTATAGAAGATAGATTAAACGCTGAGGCGGCATGGCAAGCGGTAGTGGAAGAGGTAACCAACTCCTATCGCCAACTGGAAGATGCTTATTTGAAGGAGAGAGTGGATGATGTGGTAGATGTGGGAAGAAGGGTATTGAGAATTCTGCTGGGTAATTTGCCCACGGAATTACATATCTTGGAACCATCAATTGTAGTGGGGACGGATTTAACTCCCTCGGATACAGCTAGGTTGGATCCTCGCAAGGTATTGGGGATTTGTATGACTGCTGGTAGTGCTACTTCTCATAGTGCTATTATTGCCCGAACTTTGGGTATTCCTGCAGTGGTTGGTGTGGATTCCCAGGTTTTGACCGTGGAAAATGGTGCTGTAATTGCTCTGGATGGTGAAGGTGGTAGGGTGTGGATAGAACCAGAGGGATCTGTATTGACTGCTCTAGAAAATAAACGTCAAGTCTGGCAAACTAATCAAGCTGAAGCTAGAAAGAAGGCCCACCAACCCGCAACTACCCGCGATGGTCAAAGAATTCATGTATTCGCCAATATTGGCAGTGTGGCTGATGCTAAAGCTGCTGTTGGCTATGGTGCAGAAGGTGTGGGTCTGCTACGAACAGAATTTTTATATTTGGAACAGATTAAACCACCCACGGAGGAAGAACAGTTACAAGTTTATCAGGATATTGCCCAAACTTTAGGGGAACTTCCATTGATTATCCGCACTTTGGATGTGGGAGGAGATAAACAAATACCCTATCTGGGCTCTACTCTCCAGGAAACTAATCCCTTTTTGGGTGTGCGCGGCATTAGATTTTGTTTGGAACATCCCTATTTACTCAAAACTCAATTAAGAGCTATTTTACGAGCCAGCGCTAAACACCACATTAAAGTTATGTGGCCTATGATTAGTACTTTAACTGAGTTACGTGCCGCTAAATCAATTTTAAACCAATCCATGGCAGAGCTTAAAAAAGATGGTATGGAGTTTGATGCCAAACTGCCCGTAGGAGTTATGATTGAAACCCCAGCCGCTGTAGCTATTGCCGATCACCTGGCCAAAGAAGTAGACTTTTTTAGTATTGGTACAAATGATCTGAGTCAATATGTTATGGCATGCGATCGCACTAATCCTAAAGTAGCAAATTTAACTGATGCCTTACAGCCAGCCGTGCTGCGGATGATTCAACAAACGGTAGAAGCCGGGCACGCAGCTAATATTTGGGTCGGACTATGCGGTGAAATTGCCGCTGAAACCGCAGTTGCACCTATTCTTATAGGTTTGGGAATAGACGAACTGAGTACTAATCCCCAGGCGATCGCACCCTTAAAGCAGGTCATTTCCCAACTGACTACCACTGAATCCCAGGTTTTAGCCAGGGTGGCATTGAACCAGGATTCAGCTTCCAGAGTCAGGGAGTTGGTTTATCCCATAGGTTAA
- a CDS encoding photosystem II S4 domain protein, giving the protein MLPREELLKGVENRDIIAHVIDQAEQAIKTWEVVITDFLSPPELAEIERVFSRLMEVHLVAWGGYLQAERQRVAIARSEMPLDISQVVVTVLDIAGNFLFDTATHRDFLGAMLGTGIVREKTGDIIILGERGAQAIVVPELAEFLTMNLQQVRSVPVKTQVIDSSELKIREPKKKELTTVEASLRLDAIASAGFGMSRSKMVDLIDSGDVRVNWKEITQSSYQLKMGDLIAIRGKGRLQVGEIAVTKKDRYRIQLTRYM; this is encoded by the coding sequence ATGTTGCCAAGAGAAGAACTGTTAAAGGGTGTTGAAAACCGCGATATTATTGCCCATGTAATTGACCAAGCAGAACAGGCTATAAAGACCTGGGAAGTGGTAATAACTGACTTTTTATCTCCCCCAGAGTTAGCTGAAATTGAACGAGTTTTTAGCCGGTTAATGGAGGTGCATTTAGTAGCCTGGGGTGGATATCTCCAAGCTGAACGTCAACGAGTGGCTATCGCTCGTTCTGAAATGCCTTTAGATATATCCCAAGTGGTTGTTACCGTTTTAGACATAGCTGGAAATTTTCTGTTTGACACTGCCACCCACCGGGATTTTTTAGGGGCTATGCTAGGTACGGGGATTGTGCGAGAAAAAACAGGAGATATCATTATTTTAGGGGAGAGGGGAGCCCAAGCAATAGTAGTTCCAGAACTGGCAGAATTTTTAACCATGAATTTGCAACAGGTGCGTTCTGTGCCAGTGAAAACTCAGGTCATAGATTCTAGCGAGTTAAAAATTAGGGAACCCAAAAAGAAGGAATTAACTACAGTAGAAGCTTCTTTAAGATTGGATGCCATTGCTTCTGCTGGTTTTGGTATGTCTAGAAGTAAAATGGTTGATTTAATTGATTCCGGGGATGTGCGTGTCAATTGGAAGGAGATTACTCAAAGCAGTTACCAGTTAAAAATGGGAGACTTAATAGCAATTCGCGGTAAAGGGCGTTTGCAAGTGGGCGAAATTGCTGTCACCAAAAAGGACAGATATCGAATCCAGTTGACTAGGTATATGTAG
- a CDS encoding ATP-binding protein, translating into MLMLECPLYDFLATVPTCSETTTLAVVMEIFAKEQCDRLVVLNSQHSPLGMLSTTKLMGKLLTTGEKTLLNLEQPISICHSNLISPLETIVASNSLNKLGLLLRYPKHQKNSSLDWALVDSDGKFLGLLDSKRLLAFFTSHSKVIKEDNPPQKTDDIQRKTTRPWQRNPFVQLLERLPWPLMLQTGNGEILTKNPAWWEQLGVLKDPEGIRMQVESILTAVKMQVPQPIHNHTRISEYVKSSFSIEKPLEINKLNLKHTQDYQPDLNTIEESYSKANDSPNYCYLDSQQGTCICVVEVQNGQERIWQFAKIPLDSRELKIWGPESQLTLTKENSQLLTKDLWLVLATDVTEQQQLFKELAAKNADLIQLNRLKDEFLACISHELKTPLTAVLGLSRLLVDKNLGELNERQARYAGLIHQSGRHLMSVVNDILDLTRMETGQMELTPSPVRIQEVCDRALVEARSVHNQTGRKGESLPSHEFSLSIEPGLKEIVADELRLRQMLVHLLGNAFKFTESFGKVGLRVNRWEGWIAFTVWDTGIGIPDHQQHLIFQKFQQLENPLNRQFEGTGLGLVLTRALARLHGGDVSFLSREGKGSQFTLLLPPSPPKTSFTDTSGGNGETPQLISSQRLILIVEAVSRYIEEITQHLKSLGYRVVIARSGTEALEKARRLQPKTIFLNPLLPLLSGWDVLTLLKSDSATRHIPVIITATGAEKEQAYLNRADDFLSLPVEYSAMVPIVERWCMVAKSEKIDSPSEEPLPTQKTLKILRLVSAELESNPHPSLTEHRVIEVDDLEQAEILARVWQFDVILLDTDNVNAQKYLQQLPQYPRLAKIPLVTCDAATTLAASQIPGLGVFPCLTPMGKETIHGHNLDHLVSVLEIASGIGCPPNILVVDITMLSDLPDVNSKHAHSRVSNIQRSDSPQYSLKHMMQSQKLVAKQNSTSKVQVGGEWFQALIQYLQTAGFKAGIGNCWRELVQQIIHQSVDLILLCIGEATATQEIENVLNSLANLQVKLPPILVLDKRTSDINVNLLGRLGKVNQGVATQLLPRSISMEDLLGEINQALERE; encoded by the coding sequence ATGTTAATGCTAGAATGCCCACTTTATGATTTTCTGGCAACTGTACCTACCTGCTCCGAAACAACTACTCTAGCAGTAGTTATGGAAATTTTTGCCAAGGAGCAGTGTGACCGTCTAGTGGTGCTCAATTCCCAACATTCTCCCCTGGGAATGTTGTCTACCACTAAATTAATGGGTAAATTGTTGACCACTGGTGAAAAAACACTTTTAAATCTGGAACAACCTATCTCTATCTGCCATTCTAATCTTATTTCCCCACTAGAGACTATTGTAGCATCCAATTCCCTAAATAAACTGGGCCTGTTGTTACGCTATCCAAAACATCAAAAGAACTCAAGTTTAGACTGGGCCTTAGTTGACTCAGATGGGAAGTTCTTGGGTTTACTTGACAGTAAACGCCTATTAGCTTTTTTTACTAGTCATAGTAAGGTTATTAAGGAAGACAATCCTCCCCAGAAAACTGATGATATTCAGAGGAAAACAACTCGCCCCTGGCAAAGAAATCCTTTTGTTCAATTGTTAGAGCGATTACCTTGGCCCTTGATGTTGCAAACCGGAAACGGTGAGATCCTAACTAAAAATCCTGCTTGGTGGGAACAATTGGGAGTTTTGAAGGATCCTGAAGGGATTAGAATGCAGGTGGAAAGCATTTTAACAGCAGTTAAAATGCAAGTTCCACAACCTATTCATAATCACACCCGTATCAGTGAATATGTAAAATCTAGTTTCTCTATAGAAAAACCTTTAGAGATAAATAAACTTAATTTAAAACATACACAAGATTATCAACCAGATTTAAACACAATAGAGGAATCCTACAGTAAAGCCAATGATTCCCCCAATTACTGCTATCTAGACTCTCAACAGGGTACTTGTATCTGTGTGGTAGAGGTGCAAAATGGCCAGGAACGAATTTGGCAGTTTGCTAAAATCCCCCTAGATAGTCGAGAACTGAAAATCTGGGGTCCGGAATCACAATTGACATTAACAAAGGAAAATTCACAACTTTTAACCAAGGACCTATGGTTAGTCTTGGCCACAGATGTAACCGAACAACAACAACTTTTTAAGGAATTAGCTGCTAAAAATGCGGATTTAATTCAACTTAACCGGTTAAAAGATGAATTCCTAGCTTGTATTAGCCATGAGTTGAAAACTCCCCTAACAGCAGTTTTGGGTTTGTCAAGACTTTTAGTGGATAAGAATTTAGGAGAATTAAACGAAAGACAAGCTCGCTATGCAGGACTCATTCATCAAAGTGGTCGTCATTTGATGAGTGTGGTGAATGATATTTTAGATTTGACACGCATGGAAACTGGACAGATGGAACTCACACCATCACCAGTACGAATTCAGGAAGTGTGCGATCGCGCTTTGGTAGAAGCCAGATCGGTACATAATCAAACAGGAAGAAAGGGTGAATCATTGCCCAGTCATGAATTTAGCTTGAGCATTGAACCAGGACTAAAAGAAATAGTGGCGGATGAACTAAGGTTAAGACAGATGTTAGTGCATTTGCTGGGCAATGCCTTCAAATTCACCGAAAGTTTTGGGAAAGTGGGACTGCGAGTAAATAGATGGGAAGGATGGATTGCTTTTACAGTATGGGATACGGGAATTGGTATTCCTGACCACCAACAACATTTAATCTTCCAAAAATTCCAACAGTTAGAAAACCCTCTAAATCGCCAGTTTGAGGGTACTGGGTTAGGATTAGTCCTCACCCGGGCATTGGCGCGGTTACACGGAGGAGATGTAAGTTTTTTATCTCGTGAAGGTAAAGGTAGTCAATTTACCTTGTTATTGCCACCCTCCCCGCCAAAAACAAGTTTTACAGACACATCGGGGGGAAATGGGGAAACACCTCAATTAATATCTTCTCAGCGTTTAATTTTGATTGTGGAAGCAGTCAGTAGATATATAGAGGAAATTACCCAACACCTGAAAAGTTTGGGATATCGGGTAGTAATTGCTCGTTCTGGAACTGAAGCGCTGGAAAAAGCAAGACGATTACAACCGAAGACTATATTTTTAAATCCTCTACTACCTCTACTTTCTGGTTGGGACGTGCTAACTCTGCTAAAATCAGACAGTGCGACTCGACACATTCCCGTAATTATTACGGCTACAGGTGCAGAAAAAGAACAGGCTTACTTAAATAGAGCGGATGATTTTTTGAGCTTACCAGTGGAATATTCGGCTATGGTTCCCATAGTAGAAAGATGGTGTATGGTAGCAAAATCAGAGAAGATAGATTCTCCGTCGGAGGAACCCTTACCCACACAAAAAACCTTAAAAATCCTTAGACTAGTTAGTGCAGAACTGGAATCCAATCCCCATCCCTCTTTAACAGAGCATCGGGTAATAGAAGTGGATGATTTAGAACAGGCGGAAATTTTGGCCAGGGTATGGCAGTTTGATGTGATTTTGTTAGATACTGATAATGTCAATGCGCAGAAGTATTTACAGCAGTTACCTCAATATCCCAGATTGGCCAAAATACCTCTAGTTACCTGTGATGCAGCTACTACCCTAGCAGCATCTCAAATACCTGGGTTGGGAGTCTTTCCTTGCTTGACGCCTATGGGCAAAGAAACGATACATGGTCATAATTTAGATCATTTAGTATCCGTATTGGAAATTGCCTCTGGTATTGGTTGTCCTCCAAATATATTAGTAGTGGATATAACCATGTTAAGTGATTTACCCGATGTGAACAGTAAACACGCTCATAGTAGAGTAAGTAACATTCAGAGATCAGACTCTCCCCAATATTCTTTAAAGCATATGATGCAGTCACAGAAATTGGTGGCAAAGCAAAACTCTACAAGTAAGGTTCAAGTGGGTGGAGAATGGTTTCAAGCACTGATTCAATATTTACAAACTGCTGGTTTTAAGGCGGGGATAGGTAACTGTTGGCGGGAGTTAGTGCAACAAATCATTCATCAGAGTGTTGATTTGATATTACTCTGTATTGGGGAAGCTACAGCAACTCAGGAAATAGAAAATGTATTAAATTCCCTTGCAAATTTGCAGGTGAAGTTACCTCCAATTTTAGTGCTTGATAAAAGGACGAGTGATATTAATGTGAATTTATTGGGAAGGTTGGGCAAGGTTAATCAGGGTGTTGCTACTCAGCTATTACCTCGTTCTATTTCCATGGAAGACTTATTAGGTGAAATTAATCAAGCCTTAGAAAGAGAATGA
- the kaiC gene encoding circadian clock protein KaiC translates to MSDQEKQEQKEQPTPTSAGVEKIRTMIEGFDDISHGGLPIGRTTLLSGTSGTGKTLLSLQFLYNGITHFDEPGVFVTFEESPSDIIKNAHIFGWNLQKLIEQGKLFILDASPDPEGQDIVGNFDLSALIERLQYAIRKYKANRVSIDSITAVFQQYEAIGVVRREIFRLVARLKQLNVTTIITTERGEEYGPVASFGVEEFVSDNVVIVRNVLEGERRRRTIEILKLRGTTHMKGEYPFTITNAGVNIFPLGAMRLTQRSSNVRVSSGVNTLDEMCGGGFFKDSIILATGATGTGKTLLVSKFIQDGCVSGERAILFAYEESRAQLSRNAYSWGIDFEELERQGLLKIICTYPESTGLEDHLQIIKSEIADFKPARIAIDSLSALARGVSNNAFRQFVIGVTGYAKQEEITGFFTNTSDQFMGSHSITDSHISTITDTIIMLQYVEIHGEMSRAINVFKMRGSWHDKGIREYNITADGPNIKDSFRNYERIVSGAPTRVSIDEKAELSRIVKRFEDK, encoded by the coding sequence ATGAGCGACCAGGAGAAACAAGAACAAAAAGAACAGCCAACCCCTACCAGCGCTGGAGTAGAGAAAATTCGCACTATGATAGAGGGGTTTGATGATATTAGCCATGGTGGGTTACCAATTGGCAGAACCACTCTGTTAAGCGGTACTTCTGGAACCGGAAAGACCCTATTATCATTACAATTTCTCTATAATGGCATTACCCACTTTGATGAACCGGGAGTATTTGTTACCTTTGAGGAGTCTCCCAGTGACATTATCAAAAACGCCCACATTTTTGGCTGGAACCTGCAGAAACTGATTGAACAGGGAAAACTGTTTATTCTGGATGCTTCCCCAGATCCTGAAGGACAGGACATAGTGGGGAACTTCGACCTTTCAGCTTTGATTGAACGATTACAGTATGCCATTCGTAAATACAAAGCTAACCGAGTTTCTATAGACTCAATTACCGCCGTATTTCAACAGTATGAAGCCATAGGGGTAGTAAGAAGAGAAATATTTCGGTTAGTAGCCCGTCTAAAACAGCTGAATGTCACCACAATTATTACTACAGAAAGGGGTGAAGAATATGGACCAGTAGCTTCCTTTGGGGTGGAAGAATTTGTGTCTGATAACGTAGTGATTGTTCGTAACGTTTTGGAGGGAGAACGCCGCCGACGGACCATTGAGATTCTCAAACTGCGCGGTACAACCCACATGAAAGGTGAATATCCCTTTACGATTACCAATGCAGGGGTGAATATATTCCCCTTGGGAGCAATGCGGTTAACACAAAGATCTTCTAACGTTCGGGTTTCTTCAGGGGTTAATACCCTAGATGAAATGTGTGGGGGAGGTTTCTTCAAAGACTCAATTATTTTAGCTACTGGGGCTACTGGTACTGGAAAAACCCTCCTGGTAAGTAAATTTATCCAGGATGGCTGTGTTAGCGGTGAAAGAGCCATACTATTTGCCTATGAAGAGTCTCGAGCCCAACTGTCGCGTAACGCTTATTCTTGGGGGATTGACTTTGAAGAGTTGGAACGCCAGGGTTTATTAAAAATAATTTGTACCTACCCCGAATCTACCGGTTTAGAGGATCACTTACAAATTATTAAATCAGAGATTGCCGACTTCAAGCCAGCTCGTATTGCTATTGACTCTCTTTCAGCCTTAGCTAGAGGTGTAAGTAATAATGCCTTCCGCCAATTTGTCATTGGTGTAACTGGCTATGCTAAACAAGAAGAAATCACCGGTTTCTTCACTAATACCAGTGACCAGTTTATGGGATCTCACTCGATCACCGATTCTCACATTTCTACTATTACCGACACAATTATTATGTTACAATATGTAGAAATCCATGGGGAAATGTCCCGGGCAATAAATGTATTTAAAATGCGTGGTTCTTGGCATGATAAGGGAATTAGAGAATACAACATTACAGCAGATGGACCCAATATTAAAGATTCCTTTAGGAATTACGAGAGAATCGTCAGTGGGGCACCTACCCGAGTTAGTATAGATGAGAAAGCAGAACTTTCTCGCATTGTTAAACGGTTCGAAGATAAATAA
- a CDS encoding circadian clock protein KaiA, with protein sequence MSNVSINNRSGISGLELPGTYLLNYTKEKRYLGLDYKEGYTLVLACENSHTNQQFQDMTDGERQELLKKLKLDYGRILLNYFSVDQNLKTTIDQFISTLFCANIPVLQVIEIHMELIDEFSKQLKLEGRSDETLLDYRLTLIDVLANLCEVYRCSTSRIT encoded by the coding sequence ATGAGTAATGTCTCTATAAATAATAGATCAGGCATATCAGGATTAGAACTACCTGGAACTTACTTATTAAATTATACTAAAGAAAAAAGATACCTAGGTCTTGATTACAAAGAAGGTTACACACTTGTTCTGGCTTGTGAAAACTCACACACAAATCAACAGTTTCAAGACATGACCGATGGAGAAAGACAGGAGCTATTAAAAAAGCTAAAGTTGGATTACGGGAGGATTTTGCTCAACTATTTTAGTGTGGACCAGAATTTAAAAACAACAATTGACCAGTTTATCAGTACCCTATTTTGTGCTAATATTCCTGTGCTTCAGGTTATAGAAATTCACATGGAGCTGATTGACGAATTTTCTAAACAGCTAAAATTAGAGGGGAGGAGTGATGAAACCTTACTAGACTATAGACTAACACTCATAGATGTACTAGCCAATTTGTGTGAGGTTTATCGATGTTCAACTTCTAGGATAACCTGA
- a CDS encoding TolC family protein, whose product MKGQQLFHSFLPGVTAAVLTTQPAWAGTFKANDLKLVSSPVVSTATNPKVSVVENNWQLAATTVDHAPLFDYQLDFGQAVLPELPSSSPLPVVNGANVPSPTKLKTVLSLSPVNPKVISGKIYNQVAQITLPKDNPSGIAQTNSQSVNPTSDSTQTILERFKPNPNFLDVPQDSQGVKVQTTEAISLEQALELAKQNNNDLQVAVLQLQRSQSSLREAQAALLPSLNVLGGVTRSRSSSATLQERQTAKRLNIPSENPDATSVFDSQAELRYDLYTSGRRTAAIKEAEEQVRLQQFEVERQSEEIRLNVATEYYGLQQSDESVRIARSAVENSQASLRDAQALERAGVGTKFDVLRSQVNLANSQQELTDALSQQAIARRRLSLRLNLPQSVSITASDPVQLAGLWKSSLEDSIVLAYENRAELQQKLAERNIREQQRKQALATLGPQISFIARYDLLDQFNDGVAINDGYSVGLRASMNLYDGGASRARAARAKTEIAIAETEFAERRNQVRFQVEEAYSSHLANLENVQTAATALDQAKESLRLARLRFQAGVGTQTDVINAQSELTRSEANRVRAILNYNLALTRLQRYVTSRAVQKS is encoded by the coding sequence GTGAAAGGACAGCAATTATTTCATAGTTTCTTGCCCGGTGTGACAGCAGCAGTATTAACAACTCAGCCTGCTTGGGCTGGAACCTTCAAGGCTAATGATTTGAAACTGGTTTCTTCTCCTGTTGTATCGACTGCGACGAATCCTAAAGTTTCTGTTGTGGAAAACAACTGGCAGCTGGCTGCAACTACGGTTGATCATGCACCACTTTTTGACTATCAGCTTGATTTTGGTCAAGCTGTTTTACCGGAACTGCCTAGTTCTAGTCCACTCCCGGTGGTAAATGGTGCTAATGTACCATCGCCAACCAAGCTCAAAACAGTTTTGTCCTTATCCCCGGTTAACCCCAAGGTGATATCAGGGAAAATTTATAATCAGGTAGCTCAGATAACATTACCTAAGGACAATCCTTCGGGAATAGCACAAACTAATTCCCAATCTGTGAACCCTACATCGGATTCTACTCAGACGATTTTGGAACGTTTTAAACCTAACCCCAACTTTTTGGATGTACCTCAAGATTCTCAAGGAGTTAAGGTGCAGACAACAGAGGCAATTAGTTTAGAACAGGCTTTGGAATTGGCCAAGCAGAATAATAATGATTTACAAGTGGCTGTTTTGCAGTTACAACGTAGTCAATCCTCTTTAAGGGAGGCACAAGCTGCTTTGTTGCCTAGCTTGAATGTACTCGGTGGTGTGACCAGAAGTCGTAGTTCCAGTGCTACTCTCCAGGAAAGACAAACCGCTAAACGTCTCAATATACCCTCTGAAAATCCAGACGCTACCTCCGTATTTGATTCTCAGGCAGAACTACGGTATGACTTATACACATCAGGTAGAAGAACGGCAGCTATTAAGGAAGCCGAAGAACAAGTGCGTCTCCAACAATTTGAGGTGGAAAGGCAATCGGAAGAAATTCGTTTAAATGTTGCTACGGAGTATTATGGCTTGCAACAGTCAGATGAGAGCGTGAGAATTGCTCGCTCCGCAGTGGAAAATTCCCAAGCCAGCTTACGGGATGCTCAAGCATTAGAGCGAGCAGGTGTGGGAACCAAATTTGATGTGTTGCGATCGCAGGTTAATTTAGCCAATTCTCAACAAGAACTGACAGATGCCCTATCCCAGCAGGCTATAGCTCGTCGTCGTTTGTCCCTGAGATTGAACTTACCTCAGTCTGTGAGTATTACCGCTTCGGATCCGGTGCAGTTAGCGGGATTATGGAAAAGCAGTTTAGAAGATAGTATTGTTCTAGCTTATGAAAACCGTGCCGAACTGCAGCAAAAATTGGCAGAGAGGAATATTAGAGAACAACAAAGAAAACAAGCCTTAGCCACACTAGGTCCGCAAATTAGCTTCATTGCCAGATATGACTTATTAGATCAATTTAACGACGGAGTGGCGATTAACGATGGTTATTCTGTGGGATTGCGAGCCAGCATGAACCTATATGATGGTGGTGCTTCCCGGGCCAGAGCAGCTAGGGCTAAAACTGAAATAGCCATTGCGGAGACTGAATTTGCTGAAAGGCGTAATCAGGTTCGTTTTCAAGTGGAGGAAGCCTATTCCAGTCACCTAGCCAATTTGGAAAACGTGCAAACTGCTGCTACTGCTCTAGATCAAGCTAAGGAATCCCTGAGACTGGCTAGACTACGTTTCCAAGCTGGTGTGGGAACTCAAACCGATGTTATCAATGCCCAAAGTGAACTTACCCGTTCGGAGGCTAATCGTGTTCGGGCTATTTTGAATTACAATTTAGCTCTAACCAGATTACAGAGATATGTCACCTCTAGGGCGGTTCAAAAGTCTTGA
- the kaiB gene encoding circadian clock protein KaiB, with protein MNKTKKTYVLKLYVAGNTPNSVRALSTLKNILEKEFEGVYALKVIDVLKSPQLAEEDKILATPTLSKILPPPVRKIIGDLSDRERVLIGLDLLYEELSEEEWDNIDDHKIEEIN; from the coding sequence ATGAATAAAACCAAAAAGACTTATGTATTAAAGCTATATGTAGCTGGTAACACGCCCAACTCTGTGAGAGCATTAAGCACATTAAAAAACATATTAGAGAAAGAATTTGAAGGAGTCTATGCTTTAAAAGTGATAGACGTTCTCAAGAGTCCACAATTAGCAGAGGAAGATAAAATTCTAGCCACACCCACACTGTCAAAGATTTTACCACCGCCGGTGCGCAAGATCATTGGAGATCTGTCTGATCGGGAGAGGGTGTTAATAGGTCTAGACTTACTCTATGAAGAGCTGAGCGAGGAGGAGTGGGATAACATAGATGATCACAAAATTGAGGAAATAAACTAG